The following are encoded together in the Triticum dicoccoides isolate Atlit2015 ecotype Zavitan chromosome 6B, WEW_v2.0, whole genome shotgun sequence genome:
- the LOC119321289 gene encoding mitochondrial metalloendopeptidase OMA1-like, with protein sequence MNQILKKSGSAIFRLLVRCKPGVRPPQPPLRTATRSYRAYRRRLPAVSRSATTPSHGLLSEGPRRPELIHFTRGRGGEAWYHDWRKVAARVLAPGAAAIAAYYHNLETVPYTNRTHLVFLSPRVERWLGGRAFDDLKKEKAGMILPAEHYESVRVRRITSEIVWAARCTLGVAPVDPAGELLNDRFMARNYGKQAMTRHLDGLDWEVIVVEDRKVNAMCVPGKIVVYTGLLDYFKTDAEIASVLGHEVGHIIARHSAEAITKSLCSYAVQRLVMGRDSPDFMRGVSKLLFTLPFSRKMEIEADHIGMLLLAAAGFDPHIAIAVEEKLGKISRNSELENYLSTHPSGKKRVQSLSQDKVLKEAMELYREANPVKEAERFSIPDPFDIRGRRSQGWKW encoded by the exons ATGAACCAAATTTTGAAGAAATCGGGCTCCGCCATCTTCCGGCTCCTCGTGCGCTGCAAGCCGGGGGTCCGACCACCACAGCCGCCGTTGCGCACGGCCACTAGGTCCTACCGCGCCTACCGGCGGCGCTTGCCGGCGGTCTCGCGCTCGGCCACTACCCCAAGCCATGGACTCCTAAGCGAAGGGCCGCGGCGCCCGGAGCTCATCCACTTCACCCGAGGCCGCGGCGGGGAGGCGTGGTACCACGACTGGCGGAAGGTGGCCGCGCGGGTTCTCGCCCCTGGCGCCGCGGCGATCGCCGCCTACTACCACAACCTCGAGACCGTGCCGTACACCAACCGCACccacctcgtcttcctctctccccGGGTCGAGCGGTGGCTCGGCGGGCGCGCGTTCGACGATCTCAAGAAGGAGAAAGCCGGCATGATCCTACCCGCGGAACACTACGAGAGCGTGCGCGTCAGGCGCATCACCTCAGAGATCGTCTGGGCCGCCCGATGCACCCTTGGAGTTGCGCCCGTCGATCCAGCCGGGGAGCTGCTGAATGACAGGTTCATGGCCAGGAACTACGGGAAGCAGGCGATGACGAGGCATCTCGACGGGCTCGATTGGGAGGTGATCGTCGTGGAAGATAGGAAGGTCAACGCGATGTGCGTCCCAGGCAAGATCGTGGTCTACACTGGATTGCTCGACTACTTCAAAACCGATGCCGAGATCGCCTCTGTGCTAGGGCATGAG GTTGGACACATTATTGCGAGGCACTCGGCCGAGGCGATCACCAAGAGCTTGTGTTCCTATGCTGTGCAACGACTTGTCATGGGGCGGGACAGTCCAGACTTCATGAGGGGTGTATCGAAATTACTATTCACGCTGCCCTTCTCACGAAA GATGGAGATAGAGGCAGATCACATTGGAATGCTGCTACTTGCTGCAGCTGGTTTCGACCCACACATAGCCATTGCGGTCGAAGAGAAGCTAGGAAAGATCTCAAGAAATTCAGAATTGGAAAATTACCTCTCTACTCACCCTTCAGGTAAGAAAAGAGTGCAGTCCTTGTCGCAGGACAAAGTCTTGAAGGAAGCGATGGAATTATACAGGGAAGCTAATCCCGTCAAAGAAGCTGAACGTTTCTCCATTCCTGACCCCTTCGATATTAGGGGCAGGCGAAGCCAAGGTTGGAAATGGTAG